GGGGCAGGTTTTCACGCAGGCCGGCTCTTGGCCGACGGCCACGCGGTCGGAACACAGTGTGCACTTATAGGCGCGGTTGTCCTGCTTGTTGATGCGCGGAATGTTAAACGGGCAACCCGAAATGCAGTAGCCGCAGCCGATGCAGTTTTCTTCGTGAAAATCCACGATACCGTTGTGATACTGGATAATCGCGCCGGGCGACGGGCAGGCTTTCAGGCAGCCGGGGTCGGCGCAGTGCATGCAGCCGTCTTTGCGGATCAGCCATTCCAACTTGCCGTTTTGTTCCACTTCCGAAAAACGCATCACCGTCCAGCTTTTGGCGGTCAGATCGATCGGGTTGTCGTACACGCCGTGGTTGGTGCCGATGTCGTCGCGGATATCGTTCCATTCCGAACAGGCCACTTGGCAGGCTTTACAGCCGATGCAGGTGGTTACGTCAATCAGCTTGGCCACCTCCGTCGGGCGGCGCACGCCCGGCGGCGGCGTGATTTCGGCCGTGGCGGAACGGCGTTTGATGTCTAATGATTGCAGAGCCATGTTTTCCGTTCCTTATGCTTTTTCGATGTTAACCAAAAAGGTTTTGTATTCGGGCGTTTGGGTGTTGCAGTCGCCGACGAAAGGCGTGAGCGAATTCACCAAAAACTGCTTTTCACCCGACACATTCACCCAGCCGCCGTGCAGCGGAATACCCACCTGATACACGGTTTTGCCGTTGATGGTAAGCGGTTTCATGCGTTTGGTTACCACGGCTTTGGCTTTAATCCATGCGCGTTTAGAGCTGACTTTTACCCAATCGCCCTTCTGAATGCCTTTCTCTTTCGCCAGCTCTTCGCTGATTTCGATAAACTGCTGGGGTTGGGCAATCATCAGCAGCTTCACCGATTTGGTCCAGAATTGGAAATGCTCGGTCAGGCGGTAGGTGGTGCCGACATAAGGGAATTCTTCATGCGTGCCGATACGGTCTTTCACGCTGTCGAACAGGCGCATGGCGGGTGCCTGCACCACTTTCGGGTGCAAGGGGTTGGTGCCGATGGGCGATTCGAGCGGCTCGTAGTGTTCGGGGAACGGGCCGTCCACCAATTTGCGGGCGCAGAATAAACGGCCCACGCCCTCTTCGTTCATGATAAACGGGTTCATGCCGGAGTCCGGCGCGGCATCGGCTTTGAAATCGGCCACGTCGGCACCCGTCCATTTGCTGCCGTCCCAATGAATCAGCACGCGGTTCGGATCCCACGGTTTACCGCTGGGATCGCATGAAGCGCGGTTGTAGAGAATGCGGCGGTTGGCGGGCCAAGCCCATGCCCATTTGGGCGTGTTGCCCAATCCTGAATCGGTGTTGTCGCGGCGGTCCATCTGGTTGCCCTGCTGCGTCCACGAGCCTGAGAAAATCCAGGTGGCGCACTCGGTGGTGCCGTCGTCGCGCAGTTGGGCGAAACCGTCGAGCAGCTCGCCTTTTTTGCGGATAACGTTGCCGTCTTTGTCTTTGATGTCTGCCAGCGCATAGCCGTTGGATTCTTTTGCCATTTCTTCGGGCGTAGGCGCGTGCGGCTTGGCGTATTTCCAAGAGAGTTTGGTAATCGGCTCGGGCGCGGTGCCGCCTTCTTTTTCATACATTTCTTTGAGCAACAGGTGCAGTTCGCCCAAAATGTCCAAGTCGGGCAGCGCTTCGCCGGGCGGTTCGGCACCCGGGTGGTGCCATTGCAGCCAGCGCGAAGAGTTCACAATCGAACCCGATTCTTCGGCAAAGCACGGCGTAGGCAGGCGGAACACTTCGGT
The sequence above is a segment of the Neisseria dentiae genome. Coding sequences within it:
- the fdxH gene encoding formate dehydrogenase subunit beta, yielding MALQSLDIKRRSATAEITPPPGVRRPTEVAKLIDVTTCIGCKACQVACSEWNDIRDDIGTNHGVYDNPIDLTAKSWTVMRFSEVEQNGKLEWLIRKDGCMHCADPGCLKACPSPGAIIQYHNGIVDFHEENCIGCGYCISGCPFNIPRINKQDNRAYKCTLCSDRVAVGQEPACVKTCPTGAIQFGAKEDMKQVAQERIKDLNNRGYKNAGLYDPEGVGGTHVMYVLHHADKPELYHGLPNNPAISTTVKLWKGLLKPLATIGIAAATLTGFFHYITVGPSKAEEEGTEVIGKDGKTLHGEEDA